In the Streptomyces sp. f51 genome, one interval contains:
- a CDS encoding kelch motif-containing protein has protein sequence MAHRPSTKAQRPSKKRRKALLGLAGLAVLAGLNAPAALGLAGETYHAYEISRPAYQARYGSWSGVDIPAQYRTNAIHAALLHTGKVLIVAGSGNEQKKFDQGSFDTILWDPAKNTFKRIPTPDDFFCSGHAQLPDGRLLVAGGTARYEKLDGEVVRAAGGMRVKNENPDKDVVLRKGTVFRSPAGVDYVSRADVRVPRAKRNQVVTYDRNGVMQPWRTEVTAGEARVFVEAARKGPGSVTDRQAQYEIVGLSGEDARNTYGLSEKITLEKQDFQGIRAAYEFDPRAERYIPVDPMAKARWYPTLVGLDDGRVLAVSGLDDVGVIDPGDTEIYDPVTRKWSPGPHRYFPTYPALFLTEGGKLFYPASNAGYGPADQGREPGLWDPRTNTFQKVPGLRDADRTETSASVLLPPAQDQKVMILGGGGVGESAKSTARTAVVDLRKGSPAFEDGPDLPQGTRYLNSVIMPDDTVFTTNGSRDYRGRGASNILKAQFYDPRTNTFHEAASPRVGRNYHSEALLLPDGRVATFGSDPLFDDRRNTKLGHFEQRMEIFTPPALHRDGARRPVLGAGPEELDPNHRATFATAHPERVVKARLMRPSAVTHTTDVEQRSIELGLTKTADSVTVDVPTDPALVPPGWYMLFVTDARGTPSEAKWIHVR, from the coding sequence ATGGCGCACCGGCCCTCCACGAAGGCGCAGCGGCCCTCGAAGAAGAGGAGGAAGGCGCTGCTCGGTCTCGCGGGCCTCGCCGTCCTCGCGGGACTCAACGCCCCGGCCGCGCTCGGCCTGGCCGGCGAGACCTACCACGCGTACGAGATCTCCCGGCCCGCCTACCAGGCGCGGTACGGCTCCTGGAGCGGCGTCGACATCCCCGCGCAGTACCGCACCAACGCGATCCACGCGGCCCTGCTGCACACCGGGAAGGTGCTCATCGTCGCCGGGTCGGGCAACGAACAGAAGAAGTTCGACCAGGGGTCCTTCGACACCATCCTGTGGGACCCGGCGAAGAACACGTTCAAGCGGATCCCCACACCGGACGACTTCTTCTGCTCGGGACACGCCCAGCTCCCGGACGGCAGGCTGCTCGTGGCCGGCGGCACCGCCCGCTACGAGAAGCTGGACGGCGAGGTCGTACGGGCCGCCGGCGGCATGCGGGTGAAGAACGAGAACCCGGACAAGGACGTCGTCCTCAGGAAGGGCACCGTCTTCCGCTCGCCCGCCGGCGTCGACTACGTCAGCAGGGCCGACGTGAGGGTCCCGCGGGCGAAGCGGAACCAGGTCGTCACCTATGACCGCAACGGTGTCATGCAGCCCTGGCGGACCGAGGTCACCGCCGGGGAGGCCCGGGTCTTCGTCGAGGCCGCGCGGAAGGGACCGGGGTCGGTCACCGACCGGCAGGCCCAGTACGAGATCGTCGGCCTGAGCGGTGAGGACGCCCGCAACACCTACGGCCTCTCGGAGAAGATCACCCTGGAGAAGCAGGACTTCCAGGGCATCAGGGCCGCCTACGAGTTCGACCCGAGGGCCGAGCGGTACATCCCCGTCGACCCGATGGCCAAGGCCCGCTGGTACCCGACCCTGGTGGGACTGGACGACGGACGGGTCCTCGCCGTCTCCGGGCTCGACGACGTCGGCGTCATCGACCCCGGCGACACCGAGATCTACGACCCCGTGACCCGGAAGTGGAGCCCCGGGCCCCACCGCTACTTCCCCACCTATCCGGCCCTGTTCCTCACCGAGGGCGGCAAGCTCTTCTACCCGGCCTCCAACGCCGGGTACGGACCCGCCGACCAGGGCCGCGAGCCGGGCCTGTGGGACCCGCGGACGAACACGTTCCAGAAGGTGCCCGGCCTGCGGGACGCCGACCGGACGGAGACCTCCGCCTCGGTCCTGCTGCCCCCCGCCCAGGACCAGAAGGTGATGATCCTCGGCGGCGGAGGCGTCGGCGAGTCCGCGAAGTCCACCGCGCGCACCGCCGTCGTCGACCTGCGGAAGGGCAGTCCGGCGTTCGAGGACGGCCCCGACCTGCCCCAGGGCACGCGCTATCTGAACAGCGTGATCATGCCGGACGACACCGTCTTCACCACCAACGGTTCCCGGGACTACCGGGGCCGCGGCGCCAGCAACATCCTCAAGGCGCAGTTCTACGACCCCCGGACCAACACCTTCCACGAGGCCGCGTCCCCCCGCGTGGGCCGCAACTACCACTCCGAGGCGCTGCTCCTGCCCGACGGGCGCGTCGCGACCTTCGGCTCGGACCCGCTCTTCGACGACCGGAGGAACACCAAGCTGGGCCACTTCGAGCAGCGGATGGAGATCTTCACCCCGCCCGCGCTGCACCGCGACGGCGCACGGCGTCCGGTACTGGGTGCCGGTCCCGAGGAGCTCGACCCGAACCACCGGGCCACGTTCGCCACCGCTCATCCGGAACGGGTCGTCAAGGCCCGGCTGATGCGGCCCAGTGCCGTCACCCATACGACGGACGTCGAGCAGCGGTCGATCGAGCTGGGGCTGACGAAGACGGCGGACTCGGTCACCGTTGACGTACCGACGGACCCTGCGCTGGTGCCGCCCGGCTGGTACATGCTCTTCGTGACGGACGCCCGGGGCACACCGTCCGAGGCCAAGTGGATCCACGTCCGGTGA
- a CDS encoding glycoside hydrolase family 6 protein: MPRLIHALAALAVLGLTAGCASAPEAGRTPVAGGASTRRDVAARSPFWVDPRGPAARQIELWRRQGRAGDAAALRRIAEQPVALWPAGETDPGPAVRSAIASAAREGRTALFVAYDIPHRDCGRHSAGGAADADAYRRWIGRFADALGDGRALVVLEPDAVAHIVDGCTPGAYHDERERLLAEAVVRLKRRPGTKVYLDAGNASWIPDSGQLVGPLERAGIAEADGFALNVSNFQTDAASKEYGVRLSGRLGGKHFVVDTSRNGNGPLDGVWCNPPGRALGTPPTTATGEPLLDAYLWIKRPGESDGECGGGPAAGRWWPEYALELTRGSTG; encoded by the coding sequence ATGCCTCGGCTGATCCACGCCCTCGCGGCGCTCGCGGTGCTCGGACTCACGGCGGGCTGCGCGTCCGCGCCCGAGGCGGGACGGACCCCGGTCGCAGGTGGCGCCTCCACGCGAAGGGACGTCGCCGCCCGCTCGCCCTTCTGGGTCGACCCGCGGGGCCCGGCCGCCCGGCAGATCGAGCTGTGGCGCCGGCAGGGCCGGGCCGGGGACGCGGCGGCACTGAGGCGGATCGCGGAGCAGCCCGTCGCCCTGTGGCCGGCCGGCGAGACCGACCCGGGTCCCGCGGTCCGGTCGGCGATCGCCTCGGCGGCCCGCGAGGGGCGGACGGCGCTCTTCGTGGCGTACGACATCCCGCACCGGGACTGCGGCCGGCACTCGGCGGGCGGCGCGGCGGACGCGGACGCCTACCGGCGGTGGATCGGCCGGTTCGCCGACGCCCTCGGTGACGGCCGGGCCCTGGTGGTCCTGGAGCCGGACGCGGTCGCCCACATCGTGGACGGCTGCACGCCCGGCGCGTACCACGACGAACGCGAGCGGCTGCTGGCCGAGGCGGTCGTCCGGCTGAAGCGCCGGCCGGGCACGAAGGTGTATCTGGACGCAGGGAACGCCTCCTGGATCCCCGACTCCGGGCAGCTGGTCGGTCCCCTGGAACGCGCGGGCATCGCGGAGGCCGACGGCTTCGCGCTCAACGTCTCCAACTTCCAGACGGACGCGGCCAGCAAGGAGTACGGCGTCCGTCTCTCCGGCCGGCTCGGCGGCAAGCACTTCGTCGTCGACACCAGCCGCAACGGCAACGGCCCGCTGGATGGGGTCTGGTGCAACCCGCCGGGCCGGGCGCTGGGCACCCCGCCGACGACCGCCACCGGCGAACCCCTCCTCGACGCCTATCTGTGGATCAAGCGGCCCGGCGAGTCGGACGGCGAGTGCGGGGGCGGCCCCGCGGCGGGCCGGTGGTGGCCGGAGTACGCCCTGGAGCTGACCCGGGGGTCCACCGGCTAG
- a CDS encoding DUF5937 family protein, which yields MPSLLHFGEDDLLNCRFAVSPLWETQEAVRTLDRPARHGYHAPWLRRMRAAADGLDLSPLWLLMPRRGYSPDWLGPPPLGPAASFAEEIAAVRAADPDLAREESARSLADTPGALASPRGRALLADPVRMVRELTDLLEQAWHTLVEPDWPRLRALLDADVAFHSRRLAEVGLGGLLPELDRRFGWRSHTLTVQVGGRHERHLAGRGLVLMPSVFSWPDVISGFEPPWQATLVYPARGIGGLWTEPADRTPDALVRLLGRGRAGVLTALGEPAGTTSLAHRLGLAPSSVSAHLTALRDAGLLVSRRYGRQVLYERTPLGIALASGGG from the coding sequence ATGCCGTCACTGCTGCACTTCGGGGAGGACGATCTCCTCAACTGCCGCTTCGCGGTGTCACCTCTGTGGGAGACGCAGGAGGCGGTCCGCACGCTCGACCGGCCCGCGCGGCACGGCTATCACGCACCCTGGCTGCGCCGCATGCGCGCGGCGGCCGACGGGCTCGACCTCTCGCCCCTGTGGCTGCTGATGCCCCGGCGCGGCTACTCCCCCGACTGGCTCGGACCGCCACCGCTGGGCCCCGCGGCGAGCTTCGCGGAGGAGATCGCCGCCGTCCGCGCGGCCGACCCGGACCTGGCCCGCGAGGAGAGCGCGCGGTCGCTCGCCGACACCCCCGGCGCCCTGGCGTCACCGCGCGGCCGGGCCCTGCTGGCCGACCCCGTGCGGATGGTGCGGGAGCTGACGGACCTGCTGGAACAGGCCTGGCACACCCTCGTCGAGCCGGACTGGCCACGGTTGCGTGCCCTGCTGGACGCCGATGTCGCCTTCCACTCCCGCCGGCTCGCCGAGGTCGGCCTCGGCGGGCTCCTCCCGGAGCTCGACCGGCGGTTCGGCTGGCGTTCCCACACGCTGACCGTGCAGGTCGGGGGCCGGCACGAACGGCACCTGGCCGGCCGGGGCCTGGTCCTCATGCCGAGCGTGTTCTCGTGGCCGGACGTGATCAGCGGCTTCGAACCCCCGTGGCAGGCGACCCTCGTCTATCCCGCGCGCGGCATCGGCGGGCTGTGGACCGAGCCGGCGGACCGCACCCCGGACGCGCTCGTACGGCTGCTCGGGCGCGGGCGGGCCGGCGTGCTCACGGCGCTGGGCGAACCGGCCGGCACGACCTCGCTCGCGCACCGGCTGGGCCTCGCCCCGTCCTCGGTCTCCGCGCACCTCACCGCCCTGCGCGACGCGGGCCTGCTCGTCTCGCGCCGGTACGGGCGCCAGGTGCTGTACGAGCGCACACCGCTCGGCATCGCGCTGGCGTCGGGCGGCGGCTGA
- a CDS encoding MFS transporter, which translates to MPEQDPKGTTTVPAPTPTSENTAAPATTPAAKDATKDADARTGYGPVFAVPEFRAVFLAHAFSLLGLVVSEIALSVLVYGLTGSPLLSALTFALGFLPYLVGGTLLAGVADRFPARRVLVVCDLVCAGCVAVMVLPGAPVAVLLTMRAALALVAPVFQGTRTATLADVLGDGELFVLGRSLLRILSQSALLAGFGTGGLLLTVVSPRHALLVTVCTFLLSAVLLRFGTRRRPARADRGQALVRDSLRGARQVLADRRILVLLLLFWVPPMFVVAPEALAAPYAAGLGAGTAGLGLLMCALPVGTIAGELFAGSRLRPATRDRLTLPLVCVTLLPYAAYALRPGLVWSLVLLVLAGAGSAYTLGLDQRFVRAVPDELLGRAMTLNSAGLMTIQGVGMALSGVAAEFAGVRATIVGAGLLGTAVCAALAVAARRTERAPARAAEELGAR; encoded by the coding sequence ATGCCGGAACAAGACCCGAAGGGCACGACGACCGTGCCCGCGCCGACGCCCACGTCGGAGAACACCGCCGCACCCGCCACCACGCCCGCCGCGAAGGACGCCACGAAGGACGCCGACGCGCGGACCGGCTACGGACCCGTGTTCGCCGTGCCCGAGTTCCGGGCCGTGTTCCTCGCGCACGCGTTCTCGCTGCTCGGACTCGTCGTCAGCGAGATCGCGCTCTCCGTCCTCGTCTACGGCCTGACCGGCTCCCCGCTGCTCAGCGCCCTGACGTTCGCGCTCGGCTTCCTGCCGTACCTGGTCGGCGGGACCCTGCTCGCGGGCGTCGCGGACCGCTTCCCGGCCCGCCGGGTCCTGGTGGTGTGCGATCTGGTGTGCGCGGGCTGCGTGGCCGTGATGGTCCTGCCGGGCGCGCCCGTCGCCGTACTGCTCACCATGCGGGCCGCGCTCGCCCTGGTGGCCCCCGTCTTCCAGGGGACCCGGACGGCGACCCTCGCGGACGTCCTCGGAGACGGCGAGCTGTTCGTGCTCGGCCGCTCCCTGCTGCGCATCCTGTCGCAGAGCGCGCTGCTGGCCGGCTTCGGCACGGGCGGTCTGCTGCTCACCGTCGTCTCCCCGCGTCACGCGCTCCTCGTCACGGTCTGCACCTTCCTGCTCTCCGCCGTCCTGTTGCGCTTCGGCACCCGGCGGCGGCCCGCGCGGGCGGACCGGGGGCAGGCGCTCGTGCGCGACTCCCTGCGCGGCGCCCGTCAGGTTCTCGCCGACCGCCGGATCCTCGTGCTGCTCCTGCTGTTCTGGGTGCCGCCGATGTTCGTCGTGGCTCCGGAGGCGCTGGCGGCGCCGTACGCCGCGGGGCTCGGGGCCGGCACGGCCGGGCTCGGCCTGCTGATGTGCGCGCTGCCCGTCGGCACGATCGCGGGGGAGCTGTTCGCCGGGTCGCGGCTGCGGCCGGCGACCCGCGACCGGCTCACCCTCCCGCTGGTCTGCGTCACGCTGCTGCCCTATGCCGCGTACGCGCTGCGGCCGGGTCTGGTCTGGTCGCTGGTCCTGCTGGTGCTCGCGGGCGCCGGATCGGCGTACACCCTCGGCCTCGACCAGCGGTTCGTGCGGGCGGTGCCCGACGAGCTGCTCGGGCGGGCGATGACGCTGAACTCGGCCGGTCTGATGACGATCCAGGGCGTCGGCATGGCCCTGTCGGGCGTGGCGGCGGAGTTCGCCGGGGTCCGGGCGACGATCGTGGGCGCGGGCCTCCTCGGAACCGCGGTCTGCGCGGCCCTGGCGGTGGCGGCCCGCCGTACCGAACGAGCCCCGGCCCGGGCCGCGGAGGAGCTCGGAGCCCGGTGA
- a CDS encoding MarR family transcriptional regulator — translation MPKPLSLAFDPIARADEHWQQRWGAVPSMSAITSIMRAHQILLAEVDAVVKPYGLTFARYEALVLLTFSKAGELPMSKIGERLMVHPTSVTNTVDRLVRSGLVDKRPNPNDGRGTLASITDKGREVCDAATRDLMAMDFGLGVYDAEECAEIFAMLRPLRVAAHDFDDE, via the coding sequence GTGCCGAAGCCGCTCAGTCTTGCCTTCGATCCCATCGCCCGCGCCGACGAACACTGGCAGCAGCGCTGGGGCGCCGTGCCGTCCATGTCCGCGATCACCTCGATCATGCGCGCGCACCAGATCCTGCTGGCCGAGGTGGACGCGGTCGTCAAGCCGTACGGACTGACCTTCGCGCGCTACGAGGCACTGGTCCTGCTCACCTTCTCCAAGGCGGGCGAGCTGCCGATGTCCAAGATCGGCGAGCGGCTCATGGTGCACCCGACCTCCGTCACGAACACGGTGGACCGGCTGGTGCGGTCGGGGCTCGTCGACAAGCGGCCGAACCCGAACGACGGGCGGGGCACCCTCGCCTCCATCACGGACAAGGGCCGCGAGGTCTGCGACGCGGCCACCCGCGACCTGATGGCGATGGACTTCGGGCTCGGGGTCTACGACGCCGAGGAGTGCGCGGAGATCTTCGCGATGCTGCGGCCGCTGCGGGTGGCCGCGCACGACTTCGACGACGAGTAG
- a CDS encoding DUF3817 domain-containing protein, with protein sequence MKKSVLTRYRVMAYVTGVLLVLLCLSMIAKYGMGIDGAADFTRVVAIAHGWLYVVYLIFAFDLGSKAKWPVGKQLWVLLAGTIPTAAFFVERRISHELESKVADATAPAVAKA encoded by the coding sequence ATGAAGAAGAGCGTGTTGACCCGCTACCGCGTCATGGCCTACGTCACCGGCGTGCTGCTGGTTCTGCTGTGCCTCAGCATGATCGCCAAGTACGGCATGGGCATCGACGGGGCCGCGGACTTCACCCGTGTCGTCGCGATCGCGCACGGCTGGCTGTACGTCGTCTACCTGATCTTCGCCTTCGACCTGGGCTCCAAGGCGAAGTGGCCGGTCGGCAAGCAGCTCTGGGTGCTGCTGGCGGGCACGATCCCCACGGCCGCCTTCTTCGTGGAGCGCCGCATCAGCCACGAGCTGGAGTCCAAGGTCGCGGACGCCACCGCTCCCGCGGTCGCCAAGGCCTGA
- a CDS encoding methylmalonyl-CoA mutase family protein — translation MDAHAIEEGRRRWQARYDASRKREADFTTLSGDPVEPVYGPRPGDNYEGFEQIGWPGEYPFTRGLYATGYRGRTWTIRQFAGFGNAEQTNERYKMILANGGGGLSVAFDMPTLMGRDSDDPRSLGEVGHCGVAIDSAADMEVLFQDIPLGDVTTSMTISGPAVPVFCMYLVAAERQGIDPAVLNGTLQTDIFKEYIAQKEWLFQPEPHLRLIGDLMEHCAEKIPAYKPLSVSGYHIREAGSTAAQELAYTLADGFGYVELGLSRGLDVNVFAPGLSFFFDAHVDFFEEIAKFRAARRIWARWMRDVYGATSEKAQWLRFHTQTAGVSLTAQQPYNNVVRTAVEALAAVLGGTNSLHTNALDETLALPSEQAAEIALRTQQVLMEETGVANVADPLGGSWYVEQLTDRIEADAEKIFEQIKERGLRAHPDGKHPIGPITSGILRGIEDGWFTGEIAESAFQYQRSVEKGDKRVVGVNVHHGSVTGDLEILRVSHEVEREQVRVLGSRKSGRDEGAVRGALDAMLGAARDGSNMIAPMLDAVRAEATLGEICGVLRDEWGIYIEPAGF, via the coding sequence ATGGACGCTCACGCCATCGAGGAAGGCCGCCGACGCTGGCAGGCCCGTTACGACGCTTCGCGCAAGCGCGAGGCCGACTTCACCACGCTCTCCGGTGATCCCGTGGAGCCGGTGTACGGTCCCCGGCCCGGGGACAACTACGAAGGCTTCGAGCAGATCGGCTGGCCCGGGGAGTACCCCTTCACCCGCGGGCTGTACGCGACCGGCTACCGGGGCCGCACCTGGACCATCCGGCAGTTCGCCGGGTTCGGCAACGCCGAGCAGACCAACGAGCGCTACAAGATGATCCTCGCCAACGGCGGCGGAGGACTCTCCGTGGCCTTCGACATGCCGACGCTGATGGGCCGCGACTCGGACGACCCCCGTTCGCTCGGCGAGGTCGGGCACTGCGGTGTCGCGATCGACTCGGCGGCCGACATGGAGGTCCTCTTCCAGGACATCCCCCTCGGTGACGTCACCACGTCGATGACGATCAGCGGTCCCGCGGTGCCGGTCTTCTGCATGTACCTGGTCGCCGCCGAGCGCCAGGGCATCGACCCCGCCGTGCTGAACGGCACGCTCCAGACCGACATCTTCAAGGAGTACATCGCGCAGAAGGAGTGGCTCTTCCAGCCCGAGCCGCATCTGCGCCTCATCGGCGACCTGATGGAGCACTGCGCCGAGAAGATCCCGGCGTACAAGCCGCTGTCCGTCTCCGGCTACCACATCCGCGAGGCCGGCTCCACGGCCGCTCAGGAGCTCGCCTACACGCTGGCGGACGGCTTCGGCTACGTCGAACTGGGGCTGTCCCGCGGCCTCGACGTGAACGTCTTCGCTCCCGGCCTCTCCTTCTTCTTCGACGCGCACGTCGACTTCTTCGAGGAGATCGCCAAGTTCCGCGCGGCGCGCCGGATCTGGGCCCGCTGGATGCGGGACGTGTACGGCGCCACCTCCGAGAAGGCGCAGTGGCTGCGCTTCCACACGCAGACCGCCGGTGTCTCGCTGACGGCCCAGCAGCCGTACAACAACGTCGTACGCACCGCCGTGGAGGCGCTCGCGGCGGTCCTCGGCGGCACGAACTCGCTGCACACCAACGCCCTGGACGAGACCCTGGCCCTGCCCTCCGAGCAGGCGGCCGAGATCGCCCTGCGGACCCAGCAGGTGCTGATGGAGGAGACCGGCGTCGCCAACGTCGCCGACCCGCTGGGCGGTTCCTGGTACGTCGAGCAGCTCACCGACCGGATCGAGGCCGACGCGGAGAAGATCTTCGAGCAGATCAAGGAGCGCGGGCTGCGGGCGCACCCGGACGGGAAGCACCCCATCGGTCCCATCACCTCCGGCATCCTGCGCGGGATCGAGGACGGCTGGTTCACCGGCGAGATCGCCGAGTCGGCGTTCCAGTACCAGCGGTCGGTGGAGAAGGGCGACAAGCGGGTCGTCGGTGTCAACGTCCACCACGGGTCCGTGACCGGCGACCTGGAGATCCTGCGGGTCAGCCACGAGGTGGAGCGCGAGCAGGTGCGGGTGCTGGGTTCGCGCAAGTCGGGCCGCGACGAGGGAGCGGTGCGGGGGGCGCTGGACGCCATGCTCGGCGCCGCGCGCGACGGTTCGAACATGATCGCTCCCATGCTCGACGCGGTTCGTGCCGAGGCGACCCTGGGGGAGATCTGCGGGGTCCTGCGGGACGAGTGGGGCATCTACATCGAGCCGGCAGGCTTCTGA
- a CDS encoding TetR/AcrR family transcriptional regulator, producing the protein MQCRSQAARTGRPRSAAADAAILEATRTALVELGWSKLTLGYVATLAGVAKTTLYRRWAGKNELVVDAVAELFDELELPDRGSLAADIEGVVLQFAAILDRPEAKTALMAVVAESTRDEPLRERIRTSIVDRQKRLVMEGRARAQARGELPPESDPAAADRTAALIFDVVAGAVVHRTLVSAEPADEPWVRAFTQVLLFGLTGATTPTAD; encoded by the coding sequence ATGCAATGTCGCTCCCAGGCCGCCCGTACGGGCCGCCCCCGCAGCGCCGCCGCGGACGCCGCGATCCTGGAGGCGACGCGCACGGCCCTGGTCGAACTGGGCTGGTCCAAGCTGACCTTGGGGTACGTGGCGACCCTCGCGGGGGTGGCCAAAACGACCCTCTACCGCCGCTGGGCGGGCAAGAACGAACTGGTCGTCGACGCGGTGGCCGAGCTCTTCGACGAGCTGGAGCTCCCGGACCGGGGCAGTCTGGCCGCCGACATCGAGGGTGTGGTGCTCCAGTTCGCGGCGATCCTGGACCGCCCGGAGGCGAAGACGGCGCTGATGGCCGTGGTCGCGGAGTCCACCCGGGACGAGCCGCTGCGCGAGCGCATCCGCACGTCCATCGTCGACCGGCAGAAGCGCCTGGTGATGGAGGGCCGCGCCCGGGCCCAGGCGCGCGGCGAACTGCCCCCGGAGTCGGACCCGGCCGCCGCCGACCGCACCGCCGCGCTGATCTTCGACGTGGTCGCGGGGGCGGTCGTCCATCGCACCCTGGTCAGCGCGGAACCCGCCGACGAGCCCTGGGTGCGCGCCTTCACCCAGGTCCTGCTGTTCGGGCTGACCGGCGCGACGACGCCTACGGCGGACTGA
- a CDS encoding tetratricopeptide repeat protein → MQPRNMSMSGVVDLAAVKAAQEAKAKAEQARAEAARQGGGGAVTPASLVIDVDEAGFELDVLQRSTEVPVVIDFWAEWCEPCKQLSPLLERLAVEYNGRFVLAKIDVDANQMLMQQFGVQGIPAVFAVVAGQALPLFQGAAAEAQIRGTLDQLVQVAEQRFGLTGLTVDADATAGAPPVAREVPAGPYDALLEAAVQALDAGDFGGAVQAYKNVLSDDPGNTEAKLGLAQAELLQRVQGLDPQKVRRDAADRPADVAAQIAGADLDLVGGHVEDAFGRLIDTVRRTAGDDRDAVRVRLLELFEVVGADDPRVVAARRALARALF, encoded by the coding sequence ATGCAGCCACGGAACATGTCCATGAGCGGAGTCGTCGACCTCGCCGCGGTGAAGGCGGCCCAAGAGGCCAAGGCGAAGGCGGAGCAGGCGCGCGCCGAAGCGGCCAGGCAGGGCGGAGGCGGGGCCGTGACACCCGCGAGTCTCGTCATCGACGTCGACGAGGCCGGATTCGAGCTGGACGTCCTCCAGCGCTCCACCGAGGTGCCCGTCGTCATCGACTTCTGGGCCGAGTGGTGCGAGCCCTGCAAGCAGCTGAGCCCGCTCCTGGAGCGGCTGGCCGTCGAGTACAACGGCCGCTTCGTCCTCGCGAAGATCGACGTCGACGCCAATCAGATGCTGATGCAGCAGTTCGGGGTCCAGGGGATCCCGGCCGTCTTCGCGGTGGTGGCCGGACAGGCCCTGCCGCTCTTCCAGGGAGCCGCCGCCGAGGCGCAGATCCGCGGGACCCTCGACCAGCTCGTCCAGGTGGCCGAGCAGCGCTTCGGCCTGACCGGTCTGACGGTCGACGCGGACGCGACCGCGGGCGCGCCCCCCGTGGCGCGGGAGGTGCCGGCCGGACCGTACGACGCGCTCCTGGAGGCCGCCGTACAGGCCCTGGACGCGGGCGACTTCGGCGGTGCCGTCCAGGCGTACAAGAACGTGCTGAGCGACGACCCGGGCAACACGGAGGCCAAACTGGGCCTGGCGCAGGCCGAGTTGCTCCAGCGCGTGCAGGGCCTCGACCCGCAGAAGGTGCGCCGGGACGCCGCGGACAGGCCCGCCGACGTGGCGGCGCAGATCGCGGGGGCCGACCTGGACCTCGTCGGCGGCCACGTGGAGGACGCCTTCGGGCGGCTCATCGACACGGTGCGGCGCACGGCGGGCGACGACAGGGACGCCGTACGCGTGCGGCTGCTGGAGCTCTTCGAGGTGGTCGGCGCCGACGACCCGCGCGTGGTCGCGGCGCGACGGGCGCTCGCCCGGGCGCTGTTCTGA
- a CDS encoding DUF6230 family protein: MMSQVRGGTRWKRFAVVMVPSVAATAAIGVALAQGALAASFSVSGQSFKVSADKLDGQGFSQYGALDQGTGLDGKAALHPVAVSAFKSADITGMCQSVVTPDIPLLGSVSLVLKAGGSGTPVHADNLYIDVQDLAADATFKNIDIGVAAKDASKGPGMKGGGEQANPYGFAQQAESATLTDVKQTAWATTAGTFKLSGLKMSVSAGTHECY; encoded by the coding sequence ATTATGTCCCAGGTGCGTGGCGGGACCAGATGGAAGCGGTTCGCCGTCGTCATGGTGCCCAGCGTGGCAGCCACGGCAGCGATAGGTGTCGCCCTCGCGCAGGGTGCCCTCGCCGCTTCGTTCAGTGTCTCCGGCCAGTCCTTCAAGGTGTCCGCGGACAAGCTTGACGGTCAGGGCTTCTCGCAGTACGGCGCCCTCGACCAGGGCACCGGTCTCGACGGCAAGGCGGCGCTGCACCCCGTCGCGGTGTCGGCGTTCAAGAGCGCCGACATCACCGGCATGTGCCAGTCCGTCGTCACTCCGGACATCCCGCTGCTCGGTTCCGTCAGCCTCGTGCTGAAGGCCGGCGGCAGTGGTACGCCGGTGCACGCCGACAACCTGTACATCGATGTCCAGGACCTCGCCGCCGACGCGACGTTCAAGAACATCGACATCGGTGTTGCCGCCAAGGACGCCAGCAAGGGTCCGGGCATGAAGGGCGGCGGCGAGCAGGCCAACCCCTACGGGTTCGCCCAGCAGGCCGAGTCGGCCACGCTGACCGACGTGAAGCAGACGGCGTGGGCGACCACCGCCGGCACGTTCAAGCTCAGCGGTCTGAAGATGTCGGTGTCCGCGGGCACCCACGAGTGCTACTAA
- a CDS encoding DUF6114 domain-containing protein, translating into MSAETPAAPGQNDEHYLQVFRRNFREWRGDRPFWAGLYIVFGGFPIAYFPYAHLHLGHLTLAMSTTAGAGSLIIGVLLVVLGISLWFQKHVRTFAGVAAILLALVSIPVANLGGFLIGFLFALLGGAMAVSWVPGEPEEGYAASKSLDQQDVPQAAVSETVGPEAAGGAGDPNDLSGTSPTNGANGRHSAG; encoded by the coding sequence ATGAGCGCCGAGACTCCTGCCGCGCCCGGCCAGAACGATGAGCACTACCTCCAGGTGTTCCGGCGGAACTTCCGTGAATGGAGGGGCGATCGCCCGTTCTGGGCGGGTCTGTACATCGTGTTCGGCGGTTTTCCCATCGCCTACTTCCCGTACGCGCACCTGCACCTCGGGCACTTGACGCTGGCGATGTCCACCACCGCCGGAGCCGGTTCCCTGATCATCGGCGTGCTCCTCGTCGTGCTCGGGATCAGCCTCTGGTTCCAGAAGCACGTGCGGACGTTCGCGGGTGTCGCCGCGATCCTCCTCGCCCTGGTGTCCATTCCGGTGGCCAACCTGGGCGGCTTCCTGATCGGCTTCCTGTTCGCCCTTCTCGGCGGCGCCATGGCGGTCTCCTGGGTTCCCGGGGAACCCGAGGAGGGCTACGCCGCGTCGAAGTCCCTCGACCAGCAGGACGTGCCGCAGGCCGCGGTGTCCGAGACGGTCGGGCCCGAGGCGGCGGGCGGCGCGGGCGACCCGAACGATCTGTCAGGAACGAGCCCGACCAACGGGGCGAACGGGAGGCACAGTGCCGGCTGA